Sequence from the Solea senegalensis isolate Sse05_10M linkage group LG1, IFAPA_SoseM_1, whole genome shotgun sequence genome:
TCGGCACACGGCGTCTCTTTCCTCATGTGAAATATGATACAGCTCGAGGCAGGAGGACAGATGTTTTTCATAGAATAATTCATTTGCAGAGTGGgggtttccttttgtttttcagttaaaGTGCACTGCACTCTGCTTCACACTCAAATTGGCAAGTCTGCCGCTTCAGTGGCGTCTTGACACACAGGAGCAGAGTATGAAATGAAATCACTCAAGTTTGATTGCAATCATGGGCTATTTAACCTTGAATAGATAATTCTAGCTTTTATCATTGCTGTTTTGACTGCCTTCCCTCAACCGGCGATCTGTATTATTAATGTCAGTGTGCCTGCAGGGAGCAAAACAACGATGGACACAGAGGAGCGAGGACTACGAGGCAAAGACATTGAGCTGTTTTGCATGCTGCCAGTTAAATATTGCAAAAATATCTAAATTATTTAGCCGCTGTTCACACCTGAATTTCAGTCAGTCTCATCTAAGATTAACTTGCACCGTCTGGTCAGGCAGAATCAAACCTACCACCAAAACAGAGTCACCCACTCACAACAGTCAGCGTCTTGTGGGAAGCTGTTCAAAGGTTAGATGCTACACTCTGTACAGGTGTCAATTTGGATGCATCGTTCAAATACCATCAGCACAGAACAGAAACAAGCTTTTTAAGTGGTCAAATCAAGTTCACCATGCACTTCACTGACCAAAGGAAGCTGCGCtgttcatcacatcacatcacatcagcaGGAGTGAAAGAACAAGACAAATTCCATACGTTTGTTTCACTACACAGAGACTTTTAATCATCGTTAGGTAACAAAAGGCAGTCCGGAGCTTATAAAAGAACCTGTGGGAGCGCTGTGTCAGTTGTTAGTGTTTCAAAAGAATGGGTATGAAGAACGAATCTTCCAATTCTAAATGTCAGTTGTGGGACACAAAGTATGTCATAGTTTTGCATGTGAAGCACTTGCATATGAGACATTGACgaaatatgaaataacacaGGACATTCAagataactttaaaaaaaacatacatatctTTGATAGTCTCTGAAGTGGAAgggaatcataaaaaaaaagaacgagaACAAGAACCTCATTAATAAGCAGTTACTGCCAAAAcaatatgcaaaaaaacaaggatGAGATTTTGATTTCTAGTGACATGTTTCAATGGCCCCTGATGAGGAAATGCAAttgtaaaaatgcaaatgttgttattgtttttttaactcaaatCTCAAACACCAACTTTAGCTATAATCCGTTCACGCAGGCACTTATGTTATGATATGACTTAGTTTGCAGGTTAAGGCTTCTCCATTCACGTACACTTAGCCTAATAAGCATACATGTAGAGTAGTTACCTTTCAACGTGTAAAAATATTATTCTGATCATAATCTTTTGTCAGTATTACGCATAATTCTTTGTTATTCACAGGAATATCAAACAAATGTGGGTTCACATACAACTGCTGAACATTGAGGCTTAAATGAATGTACAATGCACACTAAACCGTGTATGGTCAAATGCTATGTGAGCATCACGTTGCTGCATGGTATGGATGAAAACCTAAAAGTTCAGTACTGAACATGCTCCATTTTTGCAGTCCAAAAATAATCTTTGGTGTGAATGTAAACAattgcaccaaaacaaaaaggctTTAAAgtcttgaaaacaaaaacacaaactttgtttttaaccTGATTATGAGTCCTACGACTAGTCAACAGATAGTATGAGGATAACCTGCCCTGCTTCTACACTTAGCAAACAGTGCTAGTAATAATTCGGTACAGCCACTTCCCCTTAAAGAGTGATGGCAGAAAATGCAGCAAGCcttgtgttttatattaaagtAACTCTTTAGCTTAAGGATCCCTTATGATATTGATTAACTGAAGCATAATAAAATAGCAGGTAGCTGTAATGAACAGGGTGGTGAAAAGTAGTTGAAACAAAGTCAAGCAAAGGAAAAATACACGTGTTAAGGTGGATAGTGATGGTGAAACAACGTAAGCAAGGCATGGACATATTTCTTTTCCTGGTCTGAGACATAAGGCACATTAATGAGGTACACAGAGTTGTCTGTATTCTCCTCCCTAATATAAACATCAGCCTGATAACATGCCCAGTAAATTTTGCGGACTGATCACCATCCCCATTGACTTCAGGACACACGTGCTCCATTGTCTTTAGATAATCCATCCAACTATCCTCCTACCCACcaatctatccatccatccatccatccttctgtcctcatgtctgtcCACTGTCGGCAAAGGCACTCTACCACTGCTCCCAGCTGAAGTCATCCCCGcctccaaacacaacaaaaaagccAAGGATGGTGAAGAAGATGACAGCGTTTCCTGTCATGACCAGACCACAAGCACCCCACTGGATCTGTAAGagagaaatactgtatattcataCATATTGGGTTTCTTTCCACAAGATATATTGACATAAATCTAGTAAGAGCCGATGTGAAGCAGACAGAGTACATGTATGTCTACACAAACagataaaagacaacatttacagtaaatgctTCAACATGGGCTACGAGAACTCACTGTGCTGGTGCGGGCTAGGACAATAGGGAGCCCAAAAGATGATACAACAATGCCAGTCGTTAAGAAGTAGGCCAGTTCTCTGCAGGCATTGCTGGAGGAGTCTGTGTCATCACTGATGCGTCGGGATATGAAGGTCGGG
This genomic interval carries:
- the LOC122771904 gene encoding leptin receptor gene-related protein — translated: MAGIKALVGLSFSGAIGLTFLLLGCALEQYGVYWPLFVLIFYILSPIPTFISRRISDDTDSSSNACRELAYFLTTGIVVSSFGLPIVLARTSTIQWGACGLVMTGNAVIFFTILGFFVVFGGGDDFSWEQW